CAAAAGCTGGAATGATGAACTCGGTGTACGGCGGGATTGCGAAACTTGCAGTCATGTTTGTGCTCGCTTCCCAACCTGGTATCCAAGAAACGGGAGCGGTGCTAGCAATCGGATTCGGTGTATTAATAACATCATTTCTTCATATCGCCACACTTCGGAAAAATAAAGCCACGGCCACAGGCTTTACTATGTTCGCACTTCCCTATTTCTCTTTTGTCATGACAGCGATTATGCGGCCCATCTTCATTCCCCTTGGAAAATTTGGCCTTATCACGGATTGTCTTATAACTACGTTGTTTTTAACTGTCATCTTGATTTTAACGCGCCAATTACGAATGAACGATTTTATGTTATTCAAAAAACTCTTGAAACGAAGTTATTGAAATTCCTCTTTTAATTGATATTGAAAGGTGCCTTTTTCATACGAACAATAAAAAATATGTTTGATGTCGTTGATGCCCAATTTAGTTAATTCGTCGACTAATTGTTGTTCAGTGACGCCAACGATTTCAATATGTCGATTCTGTATGATTCCATCGCTAATAAGCGCCAGAACGGGTTGTGTATCTTCTTTGGTAAATACAGAAAGATTTCCAGATGGCTCTAAAAATGCAAACGTCACTTCACGGACGGAACCAATTTGTTGCTCTCTAAGCTGTTGGAATAGGTCGTCGAGATTATAGCGTTGTCGTCTCATCTCGCCCTCTAATATTTTTCCATTTCGTATAATAACCGATGGATCACCATCAACAAGGTCGCGGAATTTTTTACTTTTCAATGATATAAAAGACGAGATTAGTTGGATGACTAGAAGTAAAAGGATTGGAAAAACCGTGTGAAATAATTTATTTCTTGGATCCTCAATTGCAATTGCTGCTACCTCAGCCATAATTATAAAAACAACAACGTCTAATATGCCGAGTTCGCCGACTTCCCTTTTCCCCATTACACGCAAGACAAGTAATATAAAAAAGTATAAAAAGAAAGTTCGAAAACCGATTATTAATAAATCATTCAAAGAAATCTCCCTCCCCTAAAGAGGATACCCAAACAGATTCATCACATATACAAAAAATAAGGAAAATAAAAAGACGGGTATAAGATTTGGATGCTTCCATATCTCAACCGTCTTTATTATTTTTATTATGCTTGTTCAGTAACGCGACCAACGGCTTGTCTATCAAAGCGCAGTGTTGTTCCATCTGCAACTTTCAAATACACCGTCAATTCGTCAACTGCATCAATCGATCCGTGAATTCCACCGATTGTAATAACTTGGTCCCCGCGTTTCAGCTGGCTCTGCATCGATTTTGTTTCTTTTTGACGCTTTTGAGCTGGTCTGATCAGGAAAAACCACATGATTGCAAACATTGCTATGAACGGTAAAAGCCCCATAAGTGTGTCCATTATAATCCCCCTTTCAACCAAGATATATTATACAAGATTTAGAAGTTTTTTGCATTAGGTTTATTAAATCCATAACGCTCAAAAAATTCTTCGCGGAAATCGCCAAGACTGTCTGTGCGAATTGCATCTCGT
This genomic window from Sporosarcina sp. Marseille-Q4063 contains:
- a CDS encoding DUF421 domain-containing protein, whose protein sequence is MNDLLIIGFRTFFLYFFILLVLRVMGKREVGELGILDVVVFIIMAEVAAIAIEDPRNKLFHTVFPILLLLVIQLISSFISLKSKKFRDLVDGDPSVIIRNGKILEGEMRRQRYNLDDLFQQLREQQIGSVREVTFAFLEPSGNLSVFTKEDTQPVLALISDGIIQNRHIEIVGVTEQQLVDELTKLGINDIKHIFYCSYEKGTFQYQLKEEFQ
- the yajC gene encoding preprotein translocase subunit YajC; protein product: MDTLMGLLPFIAMFAIMWFFLIRPAQKRQKETKSMQSQLKRGDQVITIGGIHGSIDAVDELTVYLKVADGTTLRFDRQAVGRVTEQA